One Thermodesulfobacteriota bacterium genomic region harbors:
- the rpmG gene encoding 50S ribosomal protein L33 → MGDNILVVALACVECKRRNYSTTKNKQTNKEKIELKKYCKWCKRHNVHKETK, encoded by the coding sequence ATGGGTGACAATATTCTAGTCGTTGCACTTGCGTGCGTTGAATGCAAGAGAAGGAATTATTCGACAACCAAAAACAAGCAGACTAACAAGGAAAAGATTGAGCTTAAGAAATACTGCAAATGGTGTAAGCGGCATAACGTTCATAAAGAGACGAAGTAG
- the secE gene encoding preprotein translocase subunit SecE has protein sequence MDRLKNLSTDASQFAKDIESEAKRITWPSRQETVKSTLAVVVISAVFASFLGVVDYLFSWVIRLILS, from the coding sequence ATGGACAGATTAAAAAACCTGAGCACGGATGCATCCCAGTTCGCAAAGGACATCGAGAGCGAGGCGAAGCGCATAACCTGGCCGTCAAGGCAGGAAACTGTGAAATCCACTCTGGCTGTCGTTGTGATTTCGGCTGTATTCGCCTCTTTTTTAGGGGTTGTGGATTATTTATTCTCGTGGGTTATCAGGCTCATACTCAGTTAA
- the nusG gene encoding transcription termination/antitermination protein NusG — MAKRWYVVHTNTGFEDRVKSYIEDRAKMEGVEDLVFEVLVPTETIVEPVKGGRKKTSVRKFFPGYILIKMELNDKSWHFIRNIPKVIGFVGGKLKDGRIDPDSVPDIAEQEVLKIKQQIEEGTLKPKPKVSFDKGETVKVIEGPFANFSGVIEEVRPDKAKVQVLVTIFGRTTPIELDFNQVEKI; from the coding sequence ATGGCTAAGAGATGGTACGTGGTTCATACCAATACGGGATTCGAAGACAGAGTTAAATCCTATATTGAAGACAGGGCAAAAATGGAAGGCGTCGAAGACCTGGTTTTTGAGGTCCTGGTTCCTACCGAAACCATAGTAGAGCCGGTCAAAGGCGGGAGGAAAAAGACCTCGGTCAGGAAATTCTTCCCAGGATATATTTTGATAAAAATGGAGCTCAACGACAAAAGCTGGCATTTTATCAGGAATATTCCTAAAGTTATCGGTTTCGTGGGCGGCAAGCTGAAGGACGGAAGGATCGACCCCGACTCGGTGCCTGACATAGCCGAGCAGGAAGTGCTCAAGATAAAGCAGCAGATAGAGGAAGGCACGTTAAAGCCCAAGCCAAAGGTCTCGTTCGATAAAGGGGAGACGGTCAAGGTGATAGAAGGGCCATTCGCCAATTTCTCGGGCGTGATCGAGGAAGTGAGACCTGATAAGGCCAAGGTACAGGTGCTTGTGACGATATTCGGAAGGACGACGCCGATAGAACTCGATTTCAATCAAGTGGAGAAGATTTAA
- the rplK gene encoding 50S ribosomal protein L11, whose protein sequence is MKKIDGYVKLLVEAGKATPSPPVGPALGQRGVNIMEFCKAFNAQTQKAEGVLPVVVTVYSDKSFSFEVKTPPVSYLLKKAAKIEKGSGEALKKKVAKLTRSQVEEIARLKMPDLNTNDLEAAVKIVSGTARSMGIEVG, encoded by the coding sequence ATGAAAAAAATAGACGGATACGTGAAACTCCTTGTCGAAGCCGGCAAGGCTACACCGTCCCCTCCGGTAGGGCCGGCTCTCGGTCAGAGGGGAGTTAATATCATGGAATTTTGCAAGGCGTTCAATGCACAGACGCAGAAGGCGGAAGGGGTTCTTCCCGTCGTAGTAACGGTTTACTCGGATAAATCTTTCTCTTTCGAGGTTAAAACGCCGCCTGTTTCGTACCTTCTCAAGAAGGCCGCGAAGATAGAAAAGGGATCGGGTGAGGCTCTGAAGAAAAAGGTTGCGAAATTGACCAGGTCGCAGGTCGAGGAAATAGCGAGGCTCAAGATGCCGGATCTGAATACAAATGACCTGGAAGCGGCCGTAAAGATAGTATCGGGCACCGCGAGGAGCATGGGGATAGAGGTAGGATAG
- the rplA gene encoding 50S ribosomal protein L1: MVKKGKKYTEVRKAVDAKVNYGVDDAIRLIEETKTAKFDETVEVAVTLGIDPRQANQQIRAGMVLPHGIGKDIRVVVFAKDDKQREAREAGADYAGLEDLIEKISGENWLEFDVSIATPDVMNIVAKLGKVLGPRGLMPSPKVGTVTFDVAQAVKEAKAGRIEVKNDKGGVVHAPIGKVSFGTGKLKDNFLVFMDTLLKMKPPSSKGVFVRKITLSNTMGPGIKVDILKVRDELKSAQIAA, translated from the coding sequence ATGGTAAAGAAAGGGAAAAAATATACGGAAGTCAGGAAGGCAGTCGACGCCAAGGTTAATTATGGAGTTGATGACGCCATCAGGCTTATCGAAGAGACGAAGACGGCCAAGTTCGACGAAACCGTCGAAGTGGCGGTTACGCTCGGGATCGATCCGAGACAGGCGAACCAGCAGATCAGGGCCGGTATGGTGCTGCCTCACGGCATAGGAAAGGACATAAGGGTGGTCGTTTTCGCCAAAGACGACAAGCAGAGGGAAGCAAGGGAAGCGGGTGCAGACTATGCGGGCCTCGAGGACCTCATAGAAAAGATCTCGGGCGAGAACTGGCTCGAATTCGACGTGTCGATAGCAACTCCCGACGTGATGAACATAGTCGCCAAGCTCGGTAAGGTACTGGGACCGAGAGGCCTCATGCCCAGTCCCAAAGTGGGCACCGTGACGTTCGATGTTGCCCAGGCGGTCAAGGAAGCCAAGGCAGGCAGGATAGAGGTCAAGAACGACAAGGGCGGTGTGGTGCATGCCCCTATAGGGAAGGTTTCTTTCGGGACGGGAAAACTGAAGGACAATTTCCTCGTGTTCATGGACACGCTCCTCAAGATGAAGCCGCCTTCGTCGAAAGGCGTGTTCGTGAGAAAGATTACGCTGTCCAATACCATGGGGCCCGGGATAAAGGTAGATATTTTAAAAGTAAGAGATGAATTAAAGAGCGCGCAGATCGCGGCATAA
- the rplJ gene encoding 50S ribosomal protein L10 → MLSKAAKNELVREFNDVFKANPSVMVVEYKGLTVKELESLRASLRKADAELKVVKNTLLRIAAKDTQIEQINDLFEGPTAVAICEKDATAVAKVFVESLKKLPLLKIKGGIVEGSVIGEGQISDLSKLPSRQELISQFLGLLKSPVSNFLGTLNQLQSKLIYALNAVKDSKEKENN, encoded by the coding sequence ATGCTGAGTAAAGCGGCTAAGAACGAGCTGGTTCGGGAATTTAACGATGTTTTCAAAGCCAACCCGTCGGTTATGGTGGTTGAGTACAAGGGGCTCACTGTAAAGGAACTGGAATCCCTGCGGGCGAGTCTCAGGAAGGCGGACGCAGAGCTCAAGGTCGTTAAGAATACCCTTCTCAGGATAGCCGCCAAAGACACGCAAATTGAACAAATCAACGATTTGTTCGAGGGGCCTACGGCAGTCGCAATATGCGAGAAGGACGCTACGGCCGTAGCCAAGGTGTTCGTGGAATCGTTGAAGAAGTTGCCTCTCCTGAAGATAAAGGGCGGCATAGTGGAGGGAAGCGTCATAGGCGAGGGCCAGATTTCAGACCTTTCGAAGCTCCCTTCGAGGCAGGAGCTTATCTCCCAGTTCCTCGGACTCCTGAAGAGCCCGGTTTCCAACTTCCTCGGGACCCTCAACCAGCTCCAGTCCAAACTGATATATGCGCTCAACGCTGTTAAGGACTCTAAGGAAAAAGAAAATAATTAG
- the rplL gene encoding 50S ribosomal protein L7/L12 — MADITRTDVLTYLEKASMLEISELIKEIEVKFDVKAAAPQIAVAAVPGAGAGGEAQAEQAEQTEFTVVLKAAGGNKIQVIKAVREVTSLGLKEAKDLVEGAPKPVKEGVDKQEAENIKKKLEEAGAQVEVN; from the coding sequence ATGGCTGACATCACGAGGACAGACGTTCTTACGTATCTCGAAAAGGCAAGCATGCTTGAAATTTCGGAGTTGATCAAGGAGATCGAAGTTAAATTCGATGTCAAGGCGGCGGCTCCGCAGATAGCGGTAGCTGCAGTACCCGGCGCCGGAGCAGGCGGCGAAGCCCAGGCGGAGCAGGCTGAACAAACCGAGTTTACAGTGGTTCTTAAAGCGGCAGGCGGGAACAAGATCCAGGTTATTAAAGCTGTAAGGGAAGTTACGTCGCTCGGTCTTAAGGAAGCAAAAGACCTGGTCGAGGGAGCCCCCAAGCCTGTAAAAGAAGGCGTGGATAAACAGGAAGCGGAAAATATTAAGAAAAAGCTTGAAGAAGCGGGCGCTCAAGTAGAAGTAAATTAA
- the rpoB gene encoding DNA-directed RNA polymerase subunit beta codes for MSLDGLETYQLRKSFSKLPSVLEIPHLLEVQIKSYHEFLQADVKPEDLKDIGLHNAFKTVFPIEDYNEKASLEYIGYRFDRPKYEAQECRLKGYTYVAPLYVTFRLVIWDTESGAERTIRDVKEQEVYFGEIPLMTPNGSFIVNGTERVIVNQLHRSPGVFFDQVRNKDSGVGRSSFSARIVPHDGRWIDFEFDSKDILHVRIDRKKKFLVTVLLKALGYDEREIMHYFYPVETIHIEPKGMSKNVNHEVLPYQRSSADIIDPATKEVVVKKGRRFVRNIIEKLKRANIERIPIDPSELTDKFAADDIVDRKSGEVIVNFNELITEQKLEQIKKADITEFRIFYIDNVSVVASLRNTILADKIKTREDSITEIYKKFRPTDPPTLSVAESFFDNMFFNPDTYRLSQVGRLKINYKLNHGIPDDVSTLTREDIMETVRYLLALRGGRGTTDDIDHLGNRRVRTVGELIEDRFYHGLERLARSVKEKMGYQAVENLMPSELLIPKTVIAVVKEFFATGQLSQFMDQTNPLSEITHKRRLSALGPGGLTRERAGFEVRDVHSSHYGRICPIETPEGPNIGLISSLSTYGKINEFGFIQTPYRVVKNARVTDEIVYMNALAEEKYIIAQANAPLDKDGNFTSEFISARHSGEFLMVEREKVELMDVSPSQLVSVSASLIPFLEHDDANRALMGSNMQRQAVPLIRTNSPIVGTGFESTVAKDSGVTVIAKRDGIVEYVDSARVVVSSTGDASESEAGVDMYNLLKFQKSNQSTCWNQKPIVSKGQGIKAGQVIADGPSTDFGELALGQNVLVAFMPWGGYNFEDAILMSERLAKEDRFTSIHIEEVECIARETKLGREEITRDIPNVSEDALRNLDESGIIRIGAEVKPGDIIVGKISPKGETQLSPEERLLRAIFGDKAGDVKDTSLRASPGIYGTVIDVKMLISRVVDKDERAKSIEDFEVTRLKQDRDDEIKILKDDAFERIKSLVIGKTSSAKLTVSRKTVLKKGDKITEEVLKTIPFEKFADITIERGDEAEAEIKRIIERTLEQIDLTNVVYDQRISKLTKPDELPPGVLKVVKVNIAVKRKLQVGDKMAGRHGNKGVISKILAEEDMPYLPDGTPVDMILNPLGVPSRMNVGQVLETHLGWAAKELGNQINEIMEREFSPQALKAKLKEIYKSTGTEKLIDKMDDDDVLSVARRLRSGIPVKSPVFDGASEEEIKHMLAATGLPDDGKTILFDGQTGEPFDQKVTVGVMYMLKLHHLVEEKIHARAIGPYSLVTQQPLGGKAHFGGQRLGEMEVWALEAYGASYTLQEFLTVKSDDVIGRTRIFDSIVKGDMNFEPGLPESFKVLQKELQALALDVDLLEEEEQGRN; via the coding sequence TTGAGTCTTGATGGTCTAGAAACGTATCAATTAAGAAAAAGCTTTTCCAAATTACCATCTGTTCTCGAAATACCTCACCTGCTCGAAGTCCAAATCAAATCCTACCACGAATTTCTCCAAGCCGACGTGAAGCCGGAGGACCTTAAGGACATAGGTCTTCACAATGCGTTCAAGACGGTGTTTCCGATAGAGGATTACAACGAGAAAGCCTCTCTCGAATATATAGGGTACAGGTTCGACAGGCCCAAATACGAGGCCCAGGAATGCAGGCTGAAGGGGTACACCTATGTGGCGCCCCTCTACGTGACGTTCCGTCTTGTAATCTGGGATACCGAATCGGGCGCCGAGCGCACAATCAGGGACGTTAAAGAACAGGAAGTTTACTTCGGCGAAATACCTCTCATGACACCTAACGGCTCGTTTATTGTGAACGGGACCGAGAGGGTGATCGTCAACCAGCTCCACCGTTCCCCGGGAGTGTTCTTCGACCAGGTAAGAAACAAGGACAGCGGCGTCGGCAGGTCTTCCTTTTCTGCCAGGATCGTACCGCACGACGGCAGGTGGATAGATTTCGAGTTCGACTCGAAGGATATCCTCCACGTGAGGATAGACAGGAAGAAGAAGTTCCTCGTGACCGTGCTGCTGAAAGCCCTCGGATATGACGAAAGAGAGATAATGCACTATTTCTACCCTGTCGAGACCATTCATATAGAGCCCAAGGGTATGAGCAAAAATGTGAATCACGAAGTCCTCCCCTATCAGAGGTCGAGCGCCGACATCATAGACCCGGCCACGAAAGAGGTTGTGGTGAAGAAAGGCAGGAGGTTCGTAAGGAATATTATCGAGAAGCTCAAGCGGGCGAACATAGAGAGGATACCGATCGATCCCTCCGAGCTGACCGACAAATTTGCGGCGGACGATATAGTGGACAGGAAGTCGGGCGAGGTGATTGTCAATTTTAACGAGCTTATCACCGAGCAGAAGCTCGAGCAGATCAAGAAAGCGGACATTACGGAATTCAGGATATTTTACATAGACAACGTGTCCGTCGTAGCCTCTCTCAGGAACACCATACTCGCGGACAAGATCAAGACACGCGAAGACTCTATAACGGAGATCTACAAGAAATTCAGACCGACCGACCCGCCTACGCTAAGCGTGGCGGAGTCTTTCTTCGACAACATGTTTTTCAATCCGGATACCTACAGGCTCTCACAGGTCGGGCGGCTCAAAATAAACTACAAATTGAACCACGGCATCCCGGACGACGTATCTACGCTCACCAGGGAAGACATAATGGAGACGGTGAGATACCTCTTGGCGCTTAGAGGCGGCAGGGGGACTACCGACGACATCGACCACCTGGGGAACAGGAGGGTGCGTACCGTCGGGGAGCTTATCGAAGACAGGTTCTATCACGGGCTCGAAAGGCTCGCGCGCTCCGTAAAGGAGAAGATGGGCTACCAGGCCGTCGAGAACCTCATGCCGAGCGAGCTGCTCATACCGAAGACCGTGATAGCAGTCGTAAAGGAATTCTTCGCGACGGGACAGCTCTCGCAGTTCATGGACCAGACCAACCCCCTTTCTGAAATCACGCACAAGAGGAGGCTGAGCGCTCTCGGGCCGGGAGGTCTCACTAGGGAGAGGGCGGGGTTCGAGGTCAGGGACGTGCATTCTTCCCACTACGGAAGGATATGCCCGATCGAAACCCCGGAGGGGCCGAACATCGGTCTCATTTCGAGTCTCAGCACGTACGGGAAGATCAACGAATTCGGATTCATTCAAACTCCTTACAGGGTCGTAAAGAACGCGAGGGTTACTGACGAGATCGTATACATGAACGCCCTTGCCGAAGAGAAATACATTATCGCACAGGCCAACGCCCCACTCGATAAGGACGGCAATTTCACGTCGGAATTCATTTCGGCGAGACACAGCGGAGAGTTCCTCATGGTCGAGCGTGAAAAGGTGGAGCTCATGGACGTTTCCCCTTCTCAGCTCGTTTCGGTTTCCGCTTCGCTCATACCGTTTCTCGAGCACGACGACGCGAACAGAGCCCTTATGGGATCGAACATGCAGCGCCAGGCGGTCCCCCTCATACGCACGAACTCCCCTATAGTCGGCACCGGTTTCGAAAGCACGGTGGCCAAGGATTCGGGAGTGACCGTAATCGCGAAGAGGGACGGCATCGTCGAATACGTAGATTCGGCGAGGGTGGTCGTGAGCTCTACTGGAGACGCGTCCGAATCGGAAGCCGGCGTCGATATGTACAACCTGTTGAAATTTCAGAAATCCAACCAGAGCACCTGCTGGAACCAGAAGCCCATAGTCTCGAAGGGCCAGGGCATAAAGGCGGGCCAGGTAATCGCCGACGGGCCTTCCACGGACTTCGGCGAGCTCGCTTTAGGGCAGAACGTGCTAGTGGCTTTCATGCCGTGGGGCGGATACAACTTTGAAGACGCAATCCTAATGAGCGAGAGGCTAGCCAAGGAAGACAGGTTCACCTCCATACACATAGAGGAGGTCGAGTGTATCGCCCGCGAAACGAAGCTCGGAAGGGAAGAGATAACGAGGGACATACCGAACGTCAGCGAAGACGCTCTCAGGAACCTCGACGAGAGCGGAATAATCAGGATAGGCGCCGAAGTGAAGCCCGGGGACATAATCGTCGGCAAGATCTCTCCCAAGGGCGAGACTCAGCTCTCTCCCGAGGAGCGCCTGCTCAGGGCTATATTCGGAGACAAGGCCGGGGACGTAAAGGACACTTCTCTCAGGGCCTCGCCCGGCATTTACGGCACGGTAATAGACGTGAAGATGCTCATATCGAGGGTCGTCGATAAAGACGAGAGGGCTAAGAGCATCGAGGATTTCGAGGTAACCCGTCTCAAGCAGGACAGGGACGACGAAATCAAGATATTGAAAGACGACGCTTTCGAGCGTATCAAGTCGCTTGTTATCGGCAAGACGTCTTCCGCCAAGCTCACGGTTTCGAGGAAGACCGTCCTTAAGAAAGGGGACAAGATAACGGAAGAGGTGTTAAAGACTATCCCCTTCGAGAAGTTTGCCGATATAACTATCGAAAGGGGAGACGAGGCGGAGGCGGAGATAAAGCGTATTATCGAAAGGACGCTCGAACAGATAGACCTCACTAACGTAGTCTACGATCAGAGGATCTCCAAGCTGACCAAGCCCGACGAGCTCCCGCCCGGCGTCCTCAAGGTGGTAAAGGTGAATATCGCCGTAAAGAGGAAGCTCCAGGTCGGAGATAAAATGGCCGGAAGGCACGGGAACAAGGGTGTAATCTCCAAGATTCTTGCCGAGGAGGATATGCCCTATCTGCCTGACGGAACGCCCGTCGACATGATACTCAATCCTTTGGGCGTGCCCTCCAGGATGAACGTCGGCCAGGTATTGGAGACTCACCTGGGCTGGGCCGCAAAGGAGCTCGGCAACCAGATAAACGAGATAATGGAAAGGGAATTCAGTCCCCAGGCATTGAAGGCGAAGCTGAAAGAGATATATAAATCCACCGGCACGGAAAAGCTGATCGACAAGATGGATGACGACGACGTTCTTTCCGTGGCCAGGAGGCTCCGGAGCGGCATACCGGTCAAGTCCCCGGTATTCGACGGGGCGTCGGAAGAAGAGATCAAGCACATGCTGGCCGCGACGGGCCTGCCGGACGACGGCAAGACCATACTCTTCGACGGACAGACGGGTGAGCCGTTCGACCAGAAAGTAACGGTTGGCGTTATGTACATGCTGAAGCTCCATCACCTCGTGGAGGAGAAGATCCACGCTAGGGCGATCGGACCGTACTCGCTCGTCACGCAGCAGCCGCTCGGCGGAAAGGCACATTTCGGAGGCCAGCGCCTCGGGGAAATGGAGGTCTGGGCGCTCGAAGCGTACGGGGCTTCGTACACTCTGCAGGAATTTCTGACAGTAAAATCGGACGACGTGATAGGCAGAACCAGGATTTTTGATTCGATCGTCAAGGGCGATATGAATTTCGAGCCGGGCCTGCCGGAGTCGTTCAAGGTCCTTCAAAAGGAGCTCCAGGCGCTCGCTCTGGACGTCGACCTTCTCGAGGAAGAAGAACAGGGCAGGAATTGA